A single window of Syntrophotalea acetylenica DNA harbors:
- the secG gene encoding preprotein translocase subunit SecG, translating into MVTLLIVLHVLVCIALIAIVLLQGGKGAEVGAAFGGGGSQTVFGARGGASFMGKLTTGAAVVFMLTSLVLAYFYKIPGVESIMPASMTTPAAVEQGGPAEAAPAASVPAQESGPSAD; encoded by the coding sequence ATGGTGACCCTTTTAATCGTTTTACACGTCCTGGTTTGTATAGCTCTCATCGCTATCGTTCTGCTGCAGGGTGGCAAAGGTGCGGAGGTCGGCGCGGCCTTCGGTGGCGGCGGCAGCCAGACGGTCTTTGGAGCGCGCGGTGGCGCCAGTTTCATGGGCAAGCTCACCACCGGAGCAGCGGTCGTGTTCATGCTGACCAGCCTGGTATTGGCCTATTTTTACAAAATTCCGGGTGTCGAAAGCATCATGCCTGCCAGCATGACGACTCCGGCGGCCGTGGAACAGGGTGGCCCTGCCGAAGCGGCTCCCGCAGCCAGCGTCCCGGCGCAGGAGTCTGGTCCGTCTGCAGACTAG
- a CDS encoding NAD(P)H-dependent oxidoreductase: MKVLVLNGCSDEKSATQDLLKGICDGIPAPHEIAWINLHGLAIQSCQKCHKCFPCGECVLPEDDAHAVARSMFSADALIIGLQASPQDIHIAVERLFERCMSAMAFKTPQGDFRPWRQGRFAILACHEACCVAVNESKSPQADSSSVAKALEIGGFNLIKVTTQAKTGQARDDFFPVEKARSLGCSLSCIMIPR, from the coding sequence ATGAAAGTTCTCGTTCTGAATGGTTGCAGCGATGAAAAATCGGCCACACAGGATCTGCTCAAGGGAATCTGTGACGGCATACCCGCCCCTCATGAAATCGCCTGGATCAACCTTCATGGCCTGGCTATCCAGTCCTGTCAAAAATGCCACAAGTGTTTTCCATGCGGCGAGTGTGTTTTACCCGAGGATGACGCGCATGCCGTTGCTCGCTCCATGTTCTCCGCAGATGCCCTGATCATCGGCCTCCAGGCTTCGCCTCAGGACATCCACATAGCAGTTGAGAGACTTTTTGAACGTTGCATGAGCGCCATGGCGTTCAAAACCCCGCAGGGCGATTTTCGCCCGTGGAGACAGGGCCGTTTTGCCATACTCGCATGCCACGAAGCATGCTGCGTCGCTGTCAATGAATCCAAATCGCCACAAGCGGATTCATCCTCTGTTGCCAAGGCTCTTGAAATCGGCGGCTTCAATCTCATCAAGGTAACCACTCAAGCCAAAACCGGACAGGCGCGGGATGATTTCTTTCCGGTAGAAAAAGCACGGTCTCTCGGTTGTTCCCTGTCCTGCATAATGATACCCAGGTAA
- a CDS encoding OmpA family protein, whose translation MTIRIRSYKIATGITGIMLAAMALSGCAQKVTTNAALEEARAAYKAAQANPTVIRNAALELKKAEMALTQAETSFQQKADLATVEHQAYLSKQHSAIAQEIGNQKIAEAAIEQASAERNKVLLEARSTEASLAEQRAAAEKEAALQALKEAEAQKAAAEQATMEATEQRLAAEKAMAEATEAREKAAKLEQEMAELQAVKADRGLVMTLGDVVFDVNKADLKPGGIVTVDKLAAFLTEYPTRKVMIEGFTDSTGSAEYNQVLSERRALAVRRALIDKGIEASRIEIHGYGEDFPVATNNTTAGRQMNRRVEIIISDEEGTIPARTK comes from the coding sequence ATGACTATCCGAATCCGCAGCTACAAAATCGCCACCGGCATAACCGGGATCATGTTGGCGGCCATGGCCCTGTCCGGATGTGCGCAAAAAGTTACAACCAATGCCGCCCTGGAGGAAGCCAGGGCCGCCTACAAGGCAGCTCAGGCCAATCCCACGGTGATCCGTAACGCGGCACTGGAGCTGAAAAAAGCGGAAATGGCCCTCACCCAGGCGGAAACATCCTTCCAGCAAAAAGCGGATCTGGCCACGGTGGAACATCAGGCCTACCTGTCCAAACAGCATTCGGCCATTGCCCAGGAAATCGGCAATCAGAAAATCGCCGAAGCGGCCATCGAACAGGCGAGTGCCGAACGTAACAAGGTTCTGCTAGAAGCCCGCTCCACCGAGGCCAGTCTTGCCGAGCAGCGTGCAGCTGCCGAAAAAGAAGCGGCCCTGCAGGCTCTGAAGGAGGCCGAAGCCCAGAAAGCCGCCGCCGAACAAGCGACCATGGAAGCGACCGAACAGCGCCTGGCGGCGGAAAAAGCCATGGCTGAAGCCACTGAAGCCCGGGAAAAAGCCGCCAAGCTCGAGCAGGAAATGGCCGAGCTGCAAGCCGTCAAAGCGGACCGGGGGCTGGTGATGACCCTTGGCGATGTGGTATTCGATGTCAACAAGGCTGACCTGAAACCGGGCGGTATCGTCACGGTCGATAAACTGGCCGCATTCCTGACGGAATACCCCACACGCAAGGTAATGATCGAAGGATTTACCGACAGCACTGGTAGCGCGGAATACAACCAGGTTCTGTCCGAACGGCGTGCCCTTGCCGTGCGCCGTGCTTTGATCGACAAGGGGATAGAAGCGTCACGCATTGAAATTCATGGTTATGGAGAGGACTTCCCGGTGGCCACCAACAACACGACTGCCGGCCGTCAGATGAACCGCAGGGTGGAAATCATCATTTCGGATGAAGAAGGCACCATACCGGCCCGCACCAAATAG
- a CDS encoding DUF4398 domain-containing protein: protein MNVRTCKQTIIVSMAVAALAACAPAKQPPTSQMALAQAAVDKATAAGAYEYAPLELQASQNKVDAAKTAIAAKDYVKAEHLLEQAEVDAKLAEAKSGTAKTQKAVDELQKSIDILREEIQRKLPQ, encoded by the coding sequence ATGAATGTGCGCACCTGCAAACAAACTATTATTGTAAGTATGGCCGTAGCGGCTCTGGCGGCATGCGCGCCGGCCAAGCAACCACCAACCAGCCAGATGGCCCTTGCCCAGGCCGCGGTGGACAAGGCGACAGCCGCCGGCGCCTACGAATACGCGCCACTGGAACTGCAGGCATCGCAGAACAAGGTAGATGCTGCAAAGACGGCTATCGCCGCTAAAGACTATGTCAAGGCCGAGCACCTGCTTGAACAGGCTGAGGTCGACGCGAAACTGGCGGAAGCCAAAAGCGGTACGGCAAAAACCCAGAAAGCCGTGGACGAACTGCAAAAGAGTATTGATATTCTGCGTGAAGAAATTCAACGCAAACTTCCTCAATAA
- a CDS encoding FAD-binding oxidoreductase, with the protein MKIATLNDAWAEVPEAALGDFAAAIEGDVLRSGDDEYETARLIWNGMIDRRPSLIVRCTQRNDVVAAVRFVRSHNLRVAVRGGGHNVAGKALCDDGVVIDLGGMAGVKVNSGIPSACVQAGARLGDVDAATRPYGLAVPVGVVSRTGIAGLTLHGGMGWLLRRDGLTIDNLIGAEIVTAEGKIIAASADENPDLFWALRGGGGNFGIVTAFEYRLRPIASQVWFATVLYPFSEAERAIAFWRDFMAGAPVELSSFCVLRSRPMRSAEGKADRQPVVAFLACYSGPFERGEEVIRPFREWSKPLADLSGPMDFHLGVQRLFDKDYPPGRCYYWDSLFFKALDNGTITRIVGHSARSASPLSSVNIWALGGAMNGVHAADTAFGKRDCRFMVAVEANWEGMEHADANRAWVADFVNALRPMSRTGVYLNFPGAAGEQDQLVKGCYDQNFARLCKIKRRYDPENIWRGSFNIKP; encoded by the coding sequence TTGAAAATTGCTACCCTGAACGACGCATGGGCAGAAGTTCCTGAAGCCGCGCTTGGCGATTTTGCCGCTGCAATCGAGGGGGATGTGCTGCGGTCCGGTGATGATGAATACGAAACAGCCCGCCTGATCTGGAACGGCATGATCGATCGGCGTCCCTCCCTGATCGTGCGTTGCACGCAAAGAAACGATGTCGTCGCCGCGGTAAGGTTCGTTCGATCCCACAACCTGCGGGTTGCTGTCCGGGGTGGCGGGCATAACGTGGCCGGCAAGGCACTTTGCGACGACGGGGTGGTCATTGATCTCGGCGGCATGGCCGGGGTGAAGGTCAATTCGGGGATTCCTTCTGCTTGCGTCCAGGCCGGGGCGCGTCTGGGGGACGTCGACGCGGCAACCCGGCCTTACGGGCTGGCGGTTCCCGTCGGGGTGGTCAGTAGAACCGGGATCGCGGGGTTGACCCTGCATGGTGGCATGGGGTGGCTTTTGCGCAGAGACGGTTTGACCATCGACAACCTTATAGGCGCGGAAATTGTGACGGCGGAAGGGAAGATAATTGCCGCCAGTGCCGACGAGAATCCCGATCTGTTCTGGGCTTTGCGCGGCGGCGGAGGCAATTTCGGGATTGTGACCGCCTTTGAATACCGCCTGAGGCCCATCGCGTCGCAGGTGTGGTTTGCCACGGTGCTGTACCCTTTTTCCGAAGCAGAGCGGGCCATCGCATTCTGGCGTGACTTCATGGCCGGTGCGCCGGTGGAGCTCAGCAGTTTCTGCGTGTTGCGCAGCCGGCCCATGCGGTCGGCCGAAGGCAAAGCCGATCGCCAGCCCGTGGTGGCTTTTCTGGCCTGCTATTCCGGCCCTTTCGAACGCGGCGAAGAGGTTATCCGCCCCTTTCGGGAATGGTCGAAACCGCTGGCGGACCTGTCCGGTCCCATGGATTTTCATCTCGGGGTGCAGCGCCTTTTCGACAAGGATTATCCACCGGGGCGATGCTATTACTGGGATTCCCTGTTTTTCAAGGCCCTCGATAACGGCACCATCACCCGGATTGTCGGCCACTCCGCACGCAGCGCATCCCCCCTGTCGTCGGTGAATATCTGGGCTCTTGGCGGCGCCATGAATGGTGTTCACGCCGCCGATACCGCTTTTGGCAAACGGGATTGTCGTTTTATGGTAGCGGTGGAAGCCAACTGGGAAGGGATGGAACATGCCGATGCCAACAGAGCCTGGGTTGCCGATTTTGTCAATGCGTTGCGGCCGATGTCGCGGACCGGTGTTTA